The window taaaatgtgttatattaattaatttatattattatttgtatatgaattaattaattaaaaacatccagtaaataaaattactagaaTGTATTAtacatttacatttaattccactatatatttttatgtttcaaaAACACGTCGAAcacatgattaatttaatatatatattttatttatttatttttttttattttagtttttatttttttttatgaaaaaatatttagatagATTTTAAAAcatgttgttaataataaacaattttatgcaatgaattaatattatttttaaatttattatttttttttaaatatttatataaacattatcgaaaatttttatatttgaatatttatcattgtcgtttgtgtgtgtttttttttttttaaattgttttatttattttaaaatttaaacataatgTCAGGTAAAATAACGAGCATACAATATGAGCCGGGTATTGATTACTTGTGTCACGAATGGCTGACGCTGACTTTACGACACGTActagatttatatatatttagatatatcaTACCAATTTAAATTGATCTCAATGATCCGACTGATAACATTCATTAAGGTCGTTGCGGGTGTGTGCTTTATTCGATTgttaatttactaaaaaaaaaaatcgaaaataacaaacaaacaataatatacaacaataattcaactgccaattttttatacatattatttttcaataatttatttaatatagatctgtaaatttttttatatatatttttttaaattgtttttatcattgGTTAATCATGATTAATATGATAcctttaattaaacaattttattttttttgatgacaaTCATGTtcccattattattatctttattattaattttttttttcttttatattcatcTATTCATAGTTGATTAATGATTTTAAGCAGGTGCGATAAGAGAAGATTTATTGCtttcgttaatttttttttatatataattttataaggtttttttttttgttaatatttttattttttttcaacaacataAATGCATTTAATACGGTTATATTTCTGGCTTTAATTCTACAACCCTCCACTGCATTAATATTCCaccagtttttttatttttttattttaaacttttaatttagtgattatttttttctgcgCTTTATTTTTTCGGGGTCTCGCTTATTCACTGAAAGACACTGAATAAAAtatcagatatttttttttcatttttatatatcagttttcattgttttcattattatttttggtttaTGCATTAGAGGAAATAATTCTGCTTGATAGagcaaagttttaaaataaaaaaaaagtgaaaaaaaatagttttaaaatgaggaaaaaactttttgaataAGAAAATTGTGACGacgaatatattttatattgttattatattttttttatatcgctCAATAGACGATGATCAAAGTTTCggtgttttttattatatagaatttttttttttttgctttttcacaagttataaactatatataaatatataatatataaaatgtatttaatcaaCGGTGCAAcgatcataatttttaattaatttaactcaattttattgttatatttattttaatctcaGCCTCAAATACACAAATAATTCCACCCAATTATTTCGATTACTATtgtgtataatttaaatgaaaattaaagaaacaaaaaatcaattttatgaatatttaattattaattaaattatgttaaataaatgtattcataaaatttattctttataatttaaatgaattatttagtttttttttttctatattgctgatgattaaaataatttttttaattggattttatatttttatttttgagcttttattttaaaataaaaaaaattctatcatTGATCAGAcattgagagagaaaaaatgataatttttattcatttcaaattgttaattgaagcgttaatttatttgacaaatcgATTTTAAGTTGAAGTAAATTTGCTTTGTTATTGGTAGTTATGAAAGAGATAAAAACAAGAGTCATTAAAAAAAGCtcacaatattaaataaatttcaaaaaaagtagaaaaatataaaacgtagttataattttttaataaagacaaatgttttttctttttgttgttatttttttaaaaatattatttcaatttttttttattatctcacAAAGctgtaattttcttttctattaattttttttttttcggtgaaatctgttatatatattccaaCACGTTTATCCGGAAAATTCAGGAAATAAGCGGATTCATTGGCCAAcgaattttattgattttaaatttatcactgTCCTGTACTTAACTAGAATCCAagcgaatatttttttttctattatttctcACAAATCGATACAATTTATcctcgttattattattatatttcaacggAAGAATCCcacttgaattttatattttaacaattttcaatacttcAATCCAGTcggatatattttattatttttatatttatcaatttcctGTATACCTATctcaattttatctttatgtaattatttttaaactttatattttcaatctcATAGTCAgaataatgatgaattttttttatatttaaatttttttttactatttcgaTTGTCAATGCTTGACTTTCTATTGTGTGAAATATAACtcattgttttaattgtttaaactttcattttaatattttcataaatcctcctttattattatttttaaataatagttttttttttttttttgtattatcaaaattgtgattttatcaattgttattatgcttttatttttctcatttttataaaattaattacggATGCACGTGGTGTTGAGACATTtaaaagttttctttttttttttttgtattttaaataatttatttatttaaaatgctTGTAGACAGCAtacgtaaataattaattgttttttttaatagttaaaaattgACTTGACTCGATATTAAGCGTGGTTATcgtagatttatattttttaattataaatgatttatcaagttgtGAATATACATCGAgtaaaaatggtttttttttttgtccgacaaattttttaatagacgCGAGAATGATATGTACCTAAAATCTACATGTGCCCATCTACTTAAAGACTATTCTCGATCATTGAATTGTgctcaatataaaataaaataatatccatgaaatttaacaacataatgacaataaaaaactCGAAGCGAGTTATTTgcaaattgattaattacatagtggtattattaataaaacaaatgatgataataaaaatttaatattacgaGTTTtgaatgacaataaaataatattgaacatGAGCCAAATTCGTGATGACCGAGTTATTTGAGAAATCCTAGTTAGAACATGCAATTGGTCGAAAGACTATTCGCTAAAAAGGCGTCAAGTCGAAacgtttatatttaattaatttattattattattttatttgcagcACAATTAGAATTACTTAATTGCAATACTTTACTTCGTTCATTATTAAACACATAAATGCTATAATTAAATGCAAGTCTAGAAAAAAGATAAACGCACTAATCGCGTTGTTgtgtgaatatataattttttttttcattgatatactaattaatgcaaaaaataatatttttaaaaacaaatagaatttttaattactacgaatatttattttgtaatttaattaacatttttaaaattttttatttacgtttttttatggtcaattaattttttttaaatttgattaaaattgaaatattatcctCGTTATTTTATagatggaaaaattttttaaataaaatatttctaaaggtattgatttattattttttttttttcttcattgtaTGATGGAACACTCgttaaagtattttaaaaattatttgaaattcatttgtaaatattgtaaaacatacaagggatttttttttctgtttttttttttttttttgttaaaattgtttttgttattatttgattaaaaataaataccctgagaaataacaaatattgaaactgtaaataaaatataaatttaaatacaaaaaagaacaaaaaatattgactttGTTGATATACGATGTTATTATACAATATTCCAAGTACAAGTAATATTTTATGCGGTTTGTGTTTTTTGTAGCTAAAGCTGCACCtcgaataattttataaattataatgtcGAAAattcattcgaaaaaaaaattgaatatttataaaaacaagtcAAAAAACAAGAAAGATTTATAGATTTCGATAAAATACATTTGTCAGTTGaaattccaaaaaataatattaaaaaaacgtctaaaaaatttaaaattttttttcatattttttgcttcttttaaaatatcattaatattataatcatgACGTGAATGAATTCATCACCACAAAATTCTTCACTATcagcaccaaaaaaaaaaaataaataaaaataaaaaaaaaaaccaaccaaacaaatcatcattaataaaaattttcaatttaaaaaaaaaaaaacaatttcattaaaatttttactataaattaattaaaaaaaaaaaaaatctttccaaacaataacaataaaatgctataataattaatcacgATTATAactacaatatatatttcataatgaaattttttttaatgataaactaTCCcctaaataattgatattaaaaaaaaaatgggaaatttgtaatttgaagatgaaaaaaaaaaaaaaactaataaaacaatattactgttgataaattaaatggtaCATTACAAGAtagtttgtaataaatatattttgtattgtaTGTGGTATGAGGATAAGCGAATTTGAATTGGCTGATCCAATGTGACCACTAGTTTTGAGCTGACACGAGAGATTACTTGATCAACACCTTCGAGTCACTTCGGTTGGCTAACCATCACACGATTAATTCAACTCTCGATATAATCGATCCTCATTTAATCCACTAACAATCTACATGTCATACATACATGCTTGTGGTTAActactaaataattattctaccatttaaatgattttattgcgTGATCATTATATCAACAATGATTCAatctttttaaatctttttcatttttttttttgctgactgtttttgtttaatggaatgattaataataatgttattatttttgtgacttgtttttcttttcgttttaatattgtttttgttattattattatttattgtattagatattaattaaataattattagtgcTTGATGGCAATTAATTAAGGTGCAAGCATTTTTGATAATTCTTCGTCTTGCAGACAtccttttaaaaattcatcttgtGTTAATTGTCCATCATTGTTTTCATCCATTttagcaaatatatttttcgctCTTTCTTCGGCACTGTCTGCTGGTCTATTGCTCGAACATGCACCCAACATGTCATATATTGcctgtaataatttttttttttttaatattaaaatatagttgtcatattttcaaaaagaataatattattttattttttctttttaaattgtataatttagaaacttgaattatttaattaattgaaatttagagttgtttttttttttttttttttttataattaaaaaaatatgtaatttaaaatagtaaatacttttttaaaaaattaaaacatttttttttattatacgcATCGCGTGctcatttcatttaaattatttgtcacaatatttttaaattattattttttttttttagataattagcTCATGTTTAAAtcatgcgaaaaaaaaaaaatacaaaaaattgtgTAACTAACATTTGCaacatgtataaatatttaaaaaagcaaaaaaatgtttttaaaatattattaaaatattattgaataatttttaaataaatttaattgtaaaaatttacacaaaaaattgaatatcaaaaaaatacatacacacatgcaatgattaaaataattaaaataattaaaatgttaaatgaGTAATGATGCATACGTGCATATTTAAATGCGGTCAAACATACTGAATTCTGTCATTTAACCACGGAATTTTGGTATCAACGGAAATGCGAACATGCATTGAATTGACTATTCATAATTGTTACCAATTCACCCTCTAAAATTTATCGATAAATTCAGTATATAATGTTcgataattcaatatttatcatcatgataTTAAACcacacaaacaaataataataaaaataataattaaataaaattactatttatattaCCTGTACAATTTTCGTCATTTCCTGGATGTCAATAACACCATTACCATCAACATCATACATACGGAATGCCCATTTAAGTTTTTCCTCAGGTGTACCACTAGACGTTACATCAATTGCCAACAAAAATTCCTgtaatcatttataaaaaaataacaataaattaaatttagcataatacatttttatattaaaattaagtcaatgatttttgctaatttttttgattatttatttacattgttatgggaaaaaaatttacaaatgtatTGTATTTCAGTAGTACAAGTCAAGCATTGTCAGACTTGGAACTAAACTTTCTaataaatactaattttttataattaatcttaatttaaattttaaagctttttagtataattaaaatataaaatattagcaACAAATTAAGCATCAagattaaacaaaaaacattatttttaaaaaataataaaaaatggaaaaaaaaaaaattacaataacaataaaaaaaaaaatagtaaaaaattattattgttaaaatattacaattgaatttttacacAATGGATCAACTTCAATTGTCACATgtgaatgaaaagaaaaaaaaaaatttttactaaataataatatcagtgataaACTGATGTCAGTGATAAagtaactttttatttaaacccaCAAAACACACTCATTTTGTCAATataatattgcaatttttttatttatctttcaaaTTCTTTATCAACTTTTCTTTCTACTTGTGCAAccaactattatttatttttccattttcaaaaatctagtctttttttcaaacattatttcacattttttatgTTCAATCCCTTGAAGTTATAGGTCTATACCACATTCAGAGAAACAGTGATAAAGACAGACGATGCGTAACAGCTGAAAATCCAAATTGAAATTTGTATATACGAATATTTTgctattgcaaaaaaaagtaaaaaaaaaaataccaatatcggtatatttttctctgtaattttttatctttttcatgaACATAACGATGACTGATGGCATGATGAAGATGTCAGACAAGGAAgtacaatatgaaaaatagaGAAGGGTTGTAAGTGGTGTATAAGGGTGCGGCCTTGTTGCTTCACCAAGCGTGTTCAACTATCTATACTAcattgtgtgtgtgtatgtgcaATATTGtatacataatttatcaatatatataaaaattattttttacaattttagtATGATCAATCGTgacgagaaaaataaaataaaataagataaatcataaaaaaggGTGAAAAAAACTTTGAGCTTTATCATTGACAgagactaaaaaaattttaagactCATTGAAAGCTCATATACGATAAAACTAGGTCATCTACAAGTTCACCTCTTAGTGaaggtttaaaaaatatatatatataaaataaaaaagagggaaaaaaaatggagaaGAGTTGGAAGTACCCCCACGGCAGAGAGAGGTCATAAGGTGCCTGCTACAAGTGGAGAGACTggaccatattttttttttttttttttactttttttattattctcaccattatctttcttttttccttttttttttcatctcttgTCTCTTTTACTCCTTCAACGACCTCTTGAGACTCTTTCTGTTTTATACCAACTATAGCatcatttcgttttttttttaatttttttttttctcaacacaCATACTGACCCTTTACGTCAACGTGAAGGCAATCTTCTCAGTTGCTTGTTCATATAGCTGTGTGAGTCGACACCCCCAAGGCATCATTCACAAATCCAAACgtcttgtttattattttttttttattattactattttttcttgtttttatttcgattttttcgtTATCCTACTTGTCTcgttatttatcatcattatttttgatatttttcttttcttcggtcgttattatttttcgttgttttattttgaaaaataattgcatAATATTTCTCTagactatttaaaataatttcattttttacaggaaaaatttaagataattttttcggattttcattttcaatttatcatgtttttttttttttttttaaataaatttatctagaTTTTCACAGCAATTAAAACTTttcgagaaataaaaaaaagtcaaggatttttttttaccgagaattttatttttcaataagttaataaaactttgacataaattgttgttaaataattgttgagcCAATGAAACAATGTTTATCAAGTCTTAgaatctttattttcattatgaaaaaatatatatatttctaggtattttttattatttataattatttatttttatatgtatatatagtgAGCTTTTATAAAGCTCGACGTGTAGCTGATATCACGCCTTTATGGACCATGTCGTGTATGTCTCATGTCAAACAGGCTGAAAGGAAAATGAGtcagtgaataaaaaaaaaaaaaaacacatataaaataagaagaaaaaattattttacataaaatataatatgtaatgTATAATCACACGTAAAATAAAgtagttgaattaattttttaataagtaaaaattattgcaataaataatttttaatatatacgttcactattacaaaaaaaaagtaaaataaaaatgataatttgtaatttaatgtgggattatatgtaaaattaattttgaaatattttaaaataaagtaaaagttGTGTAAATGGAAATACACCACAggaaatttcaaattataaaatgtggtataaaatattttaaaccatGTTTACCAAAGTCGTGGTGAATTTATTTGCCAGCAGAATAAGAAAATAACACCATACATGcaaggataaaaataaaatagaaatagatAAGTGCTTTAACATCTAAGCTGAGATGAAATTGAGGTAAAACTAAGTGAACAAAGGATAAAGTAATGTTTAAGGATTCTAGTGCCGAAGAAGAACTAGAAGAAGAAGTAGCTTGGTCAAAAAACTTTTAGAGCAGATTTATAAGTCATTGTCattcttttctatttttttttttctctttctgcatcagtgaaaaaaaaaaaaagtatatatagaaagaaagaaaaatcaacctatttgatgaaaaaaaaaaaaaaattctttttttacaatattattttggtaGAAAAGACAAAGACAAAgtcactttttttcttttttaaatatgaccTCGTCTAGATGTACtgttgaagattttttttttttttcgctgttttttaatttatttagtttttttttttttttgaactttaaACTAagtcatgtaaaaaaataaacagtaaaATTGTTTTACGACAATGGATTTTGTGActtgagttatttatttattttttactttgttctTTTAtagactttttatttattttttttttcattaaatctGTCGGTTCTCGTAACATcatactaaaatatatatttattttctttcattttgtGGCATTTCTAGTTTTAATTATGTCCAGAAGATGTTGGAATTAAATAGCCTCCGGCTATTGGAGTcattttgctaattttttctatttttttttctatcttcctggattttttttttataattttttttccctcgaAGCATTGAAACGGAAGCTCAAGTGCTGGAAGAATGAACTATAGGTAGATAATCAGTGTGTCATTTCTATTTTCAAGAGGAATTAATCCAGGTCAAGATGAATAacttaaacatatttttatttgaaacaaataaaaaacaaacttatataaaccttatttatttttcaatttgaaaattaaattcataaattaataccTCATCAATTTCAAcgatgaattaaaaaacaataaataaaacaattgctctaatttaaatatataaaattcataaaacaattggccaaaataaaacaatagaaattgtatataaatggggtattatttttgaatataattggCCATTAGTAGTctgttataatataataaaaaaaataaataaaaaagtcgtGTGAATCAGCCAATTTCTTGAGACAAATGACATATATATTGTTCATTGTTCTAGTGTCCTCCAGATGCTGGTTTGTGGTTGGACTGATTTGTGTGGTTGAAAACACGGGCGTGGCATATCCAAAGCTTGggtaaaatacatatacactTACAACTTTATACAGATATTGTATATACAGATATATATTCCATTTATCGAGCGTATGTAGTTTCCTCGTTTTCCGTTTCGTTAGgaaacacaaaaatttttttttcctatttatcctctatttattagtattattatttttctttcttgtttttttttttattattattctacatAACACTGTGGTCTAGTTGATGTGTGTCTTCTTGTATAACACATTTGCACGAGTGATGAACAATGAAAGATGCTTTTATTTATGGGCGTTGTGATACCGAGgccatatatttattttcttattattttcatatctgtatatataacttattaaaaaaaaaataaaagaacaaaaaatttctcatCCTAACACTGATACAAAGCTGACATTGTTCTCGTGTTCTTTTGCATTATGAATGTCGAAAtgtgatgaattaaaaacatataGAAAAAGAATCgaaagaaataacaaaaataccCTTAGTCAAAATACATATcgtaaagaaaatatatacaaaagaacttgaattaaaagaaaataattttaaatcatatatCAATGAAAGAGATacgagaaaatattatttttcatgtaaataaaatttaaccttCTATGGTTTTATATTcagaattttattaatatttaaaaattatgatttttgtttgaatgtatatataaagttttgaaatataaatttaaaaaaataatggtattTGTGGAATgaggattttatttatatgcttGTTTTTGAACAAACaatagaattattaaaaataatgataatagttaaaatttaatggtactagtaaaattatattgtgttgaaataattgtattaaattataatagatATAAAGTTTCAATAATAAgatcaaatttaaatgtatattcatGTGGCTTACCTTAAAATCAATGTAGCCATTTTTATCCATGTCGAATGTTCGAAAAACATGATCACAAAATTCTTCTGCATTACCAGATGGGAAAAACATTTTATACATGTCAACGAATTTTGCAGGAGTGAGCCTTCCATTTGGACAGTCTTgctgtaatgaaaaaaacagaaaaaaacaatttaataaattacaaaatatgtaaattaaaagttctaaaaaaatattatttaaatatttcaaaaattgaatcaagtttttagtaaatttaaattcaatttataaacaaaatttattcacgattttttaaaaaaatatttcgttctttagaaaattatttaaatattttaaaaatttagctgAATTTTTGTAGAAAGATAAGaacaatgatttaaaatttcaaaacgttttttttttttaaatttatatatgaagaaaaaaaaaaaagtaaacatataatttttttttttttcttcgctTCACTTAAACTCAAGCACCAGAGTAATGGACCAAGGCTCGCGGTGCACTTTAGCCTGacctacattttttttcaaagcatTTAAAATAGCTCATCTTGCCTCAGGTATATACACACACGACACGTCTCGACACTACCAAATTctgaatgacaaaaaaaaaaaagaaaaagagagataaatcatttctaatattttttttcgtttcaacaaaaatttattcattgtgtTTTCTTTGATGTATTCTCAGGATGATATCTAATGGATTTTAAAGcttcataaaattaataattaatagaaaaaaaatactcaacaaAACTACTGACAAacaaatgtataatttaaataattaaaacgagaaaaataaaaatactgtaaatttatttccaacaaaaataaaatatacatttttttttctgtagatATTTAATATACGCCCTTTTAAtacttataataaaaaagaaaatctttaaatatattttcttatttgtaTTCTAtgaaactttattattaaaaaatttttaaattgatgtgggaaataaaaaaaattaagaaaacatAAAATGAATCTTGGCTGACTAAACGTAGACATACACCACTTGAGTTTGATCGCCAAGGTTTactacactttttttttaccctttaATAACGTTACTCGCGTGCAGTGCAAAatgtgtttatatataaaaacagcaCAATAGACTCTTGGAAAAAAAACCTCGCCTTAGTctctctatatttttttcacccctttgtaaattataaatgtatcAAACAAAATCATGCAAAAATATGAGTGTTAAACttcttttttaaactttataatattcaactgTGTTATACTAGGAATTTTAATGCAACTGTACAAGTGTATATGGTGTTGTagaagaatatatttatataaaatatttaaaaaataatacacaaacAATATTCACATCTTTTGGAGCGAATTTAAATCACACGCAgatgtttttatcaatttttctttttagattTATCAAACAAGATGTAAATCGAcatctttaaaataataataataattattattattatttttatcttttaatatacatttttatttatttattgatttttttttgtctcggTTTTTGGAGCAATCAACAGAGCAATTTACATGAGATTTAGTAtcacgataaaaataaatcgacactttaatttttgtttttaaaatttcatatttcaaaACTACTTGTGATTAACACGTGAAGCCAAgtgtagatattttttttaattatacattaattgttaataaaaaaaattatagcagtgtttgaaaataaaatttaaaaaatcctcaagaatttaatggtttatatagaaaaattataattcaaatcTTAAATggctgttatttttttagtgtcaatttttatataaatatttgaataactcaagtctttaaatttaaataaaaataaaatatgatattttttagaatacttatagtttttttttttttctttttaactgtcttcaataaattttattacatcatAAAAATACTATCTACAAAATAACTTCAACGAAATTACTTCTTTCAATTGACTttctacaataaatttttttctttatatcatAGTTAAAAGATAGTTAATATAGTTaatagtattaaatttatttattttgtctagtaaatataattttacctacaaataataataaaaatatagaaataacaattatttttagagtaaagaaattttgaaattcaaaaaatgatttatatctttgtttttttttttttgaatgaaatttttatgatttttttggtaatataatttttatatatgaagtATAATACACACAGGGTAATATGAATAAACCATATGTcagtaaaattcaataaataatgaagaagaaaaattttatacgaGAACATActgaaaaaacataaaagcCAGAATGACGATAAGCCAAACGATCCACGGATagttttggaaaaaaaaatatatatataaagtagaAAAAAGTTTGCAAGGAAGGGAGATCACATGAGAGAAAAtgacatgataaaaaaactaaagactgagtaaaaaataatatatataaacgtttttttaaaatataagagaaaaaaaaaa is drawn from Aphidius gifuensis isolate YNYX2018 linkage group LG3, ASM1490517v1, whole genome shotgun sequence and contains these coding sequences:
- the LOC122851438 gene encoding neuronal calcium sensor 2; this translates as MGCFGSKDKLSKEDMDFLKSHTRYDEATIKEWYKGFKQDCPNGRLTPAKFVDMYKMFFPSGNAEEFCDHVFRTFDMDKNGYIDFKEFLLAIDVTSSGTPEEKLKWAFRMYDVDGNGVIDIQEMTKIVQAIYDMLGACSSNRPADSAEERAKNIFAKMDENNDGQLTQDEFLKGCLQDEELSKMLAP